One stretch of Paenibacillus sp. AN1007 DNA includes these proteins:
- a CDS encoding PrpR N-terminal domain-containing protein: MRTRVHFIAPYESMIPIIEECIPRYPQLSVLTEVGDLAKGVELAVQAEKKGAEIIISRGGTAQLIKQAVTVPVIDVQLSGYDMIRSLTLASQYNGQTAIVGFSNITSGAQSIIDLMDLPLKVYTIHSSEEVARLLLELKASGYQQIVGDVITVNTAKAYGLEGLLIQSGTESIRRAMEDAQLVYRYLSKNQTLSVILNDLVTQEHPNLLILGEQDDVVFENLTDFDRNPLTDNHLYLINTSLEFHQSRIQNVFMVDDYQLTVQAYETTLDDKSYKVYLLEKGEPYAFAQFGIMTYTDSSMEPIVAESPAMQALLKNIRALYAHHEPIYLLGEADSGKSFLVKHMHQMHSGGGLLLQIDLSQVPSGHLHKIPLTKVKTVELNQIELRLNDPELLTFIEACLQSSIGLFILSEHVPDPNWTLKLSLNMLLMPSLADRAEDLEPLMQHFLTGYYNKYGTTAVRIKEDALQLIRDQAAHMNVNQLKHLIKQAALNEPDYVITSETLNRLLHQQSAANAGAMKLNGTLKEIEKEIIQLVLQEENNNQSKAAERLGINRATLWRKLKD, encoded by the coding sequence ATGCGTACACGAGTTCATTTCATCGCTCCTTATGAGTCGATGATTCCTATTATAGAAGAATGCATCCCTCGTTATCCTCAGCTATCCGTTCTAACCGAGGTGGGTGACTTGGCGAAAGGCGTTGAGCTGGCCGTACAGGCTGAGAAAAAGGGAGCAGAAATTATTATCAGCCGTGGGGGAACCGCCCAATTAATCAAACAAGCCGTTACCGTACCGGTTATTGATGTGCAGCTGTCGGGTTATGACATGATTCGTTCACTTACCTTAGCCAGTCAGTATAACGGACAGACCGCGATCGTTGGTTTCTCCAATATTACATCCGGTGCACAATCCATTATCGATCTTATGGATCTGCCGCTCAAAGTGTATACGATCCACAGTTCGGAAGAGGTTGCACGGCTGCTGCTGGAATTGAAGGCATCCGGTTACCAGCAGATTGTAGGTGACGTTATTACTGTTAATACGGCCAAGGCCTATGGTCTGGAAGGATTATTGATCCAATCCGGCACAGAATCCATTCGCAGAGCGATGGAAGATGCACAGCTGGTCTACCGGTATTTGAGTAAAAACCAGACCTTATCTGTCATTCTAAATGATCTGGTTACACAGGAGCATCCAAATCTGTTGATTTTGGGCGAACAAGATGATGTGGTTTTTGAGAACCTAACCGATTTTGACCGCAATCCGCTGACCGACAATCATCTGTACCTGATCAATACCAGTCTTGAATTCCATCAATCCAGAATCCAGAACGTGTTTATGGTGGACGACTACCAATTGACAGTTCAGGCGTACGAAACAACGCTGGATGACAAGAGTTACAAGGTATATCTGCTGGAAAAGGGGGAGCCCTATGCCTTTGCACAATTCGGCATTATGACCTACACGGATTCCTCCATGGAACCCATTGTTGCCGAATCTCCCGCCATGCAGGCACTGTTAAAAAACATCCGTGCGTTGTATGCCCATCATGAACCCATATATCTGCTGGGCGAAGCGGATTCAGGGAAATCTTTTCTGGTCAAACATATGCATCAAATGCACTCCGGCGGCGGCCTGTTATTACAGATTGATCTATCTCAGGTTCCCTCGGGCCATTTGCATAAAATCCCGCTGACCAAAGTGAAAACGGTAGAGCTGAATCAGATTGAATTGCGCCTAAATGACCCCGAGCTGCTGACCTTTATTGAAGCTTGTCTCCAAAGCAGCATCGGCCTGTTTATTCTGAGCGAGCACGTGCCTGACCCGAATTGGACACTTAAGCTGAGTCTGAACATGCTCCTTATGCCGAGCCTTGCAGACCGTGCTGAGGACCTCGAACCATTAATGCAGCATTTCCTGACGGGGTATTACAACAAATACGGAACGACCGCTGTGCGAATCAAGGAGGATGCGCTGCAGCTGATCCGGGATCAAGCCGCACATATGAACGTCAATCAGTTGAAACATCTGATCAAACAAGCTGCACTTAACGAGCCGGATTATGTAATCACAAGCGAAACGTTGAACCGGCTGCTGCACCAGCAGTCTGCTGCGAATGCAGGTGCAATGAAACTAAACGGTACTTTGAAGGAGATTGAGAAAGAAATTATTCAGCTGGTGCTGCAGGAAGAAAATAATAATCAATCCAAAGCTGCTGAGCGCCTGGGGATTAACCGGGCCACATTATGGCGTAAACTTAAAGATTAA
- a CDS encoding 2-keto-3-deoxygluconate permease: MNIKATLDRIPGGMMVVPLLLGATINTFFPNALRIGGFTEALFVNSASTLIALFLLIAGTQITFKTAGSSVGKGLTLLTFKWAIGAGLGFIAILFADSNGLFLGLAPLAIIAAMTNSNGGLYIALAGQYGKEDDKAAYPFLALSDGPFLTMVALSIFGAMGFANGMFSPMSFVAVLLPLIVGVIIGNLDRNLAEWLHKGSDKLVPFFAFALGMGINFSSIIQGGLGGILLGVLTVLLTGGVGYLLFKAIGWNPIVGASEGSTAGNAVGTPAAIVAANASFGPIAEIATVQIAASVVTTAILLPIFIGFLSKRLEKSGGVAKYNERPTT, encoded by the coding sequence ATGAATATTAAAGCAACTTTAGATCGCATCCCTGGCGGTATGATGGTTGTTCCCCTTTTGCTGGGTGCAACGATCAATACATTTTTCCCGAATGCCCTACGCATCGGGGGATTTACTGAAGCTCTCTTTGTAAACAGTGCCAGTACACTCATTGCGCTTTTCCTGTTAATTGCCGGTACGCAGATTACGTTCAAAACAGCGGGTTCCTCCGTGGGTAAAGGTTTGACCCTTCTTACATTCAAGTGGGCAATCGGTGCAGGTCTTGGTTTTATCGCTATATTATTTGCTGATTCGAATGGGTTATTTCTAGGACTAGCCCCACTGGCCATTATTGCAGCGATGACGAACTCTAATGGCGGTCTGTATATCGCACTTGCAGGCCAATACGGTAAAGAAGATGACAAAGCAGCCTACCCGTTCCTCGCACTTAGTGACGGACCATTTCTAACCATGGTAGCGCTCTCGATCTTTGGTGCCATGGGTTTTGCGAACGGTATGTTCTCTCCAATGTCCTTTGTCGCGGTATTGCTTCCACTGATTGTTGGTGTCATTATTGGTAATCTGGACCGCAACCTAGCTGAATGGCTGCACAAAGGCAGTGATAAACTTGTCCCGTTCTTTGCTTTTGCACTCGGTATGGGGATCAACTTCTCCTCCATTATCCAAGGTGGACTTGGCGGAATTCTGCTCGGCGTGCTGACCGTGCTTCTTACAGGCGGAGTTGGATACTTGCTCTTCAAAGCCATTGGCTGGAACCCCATTGTCGGTGCATCCGAGGGCTCTACAGCAGGTAATGCGGTGGGCACACCGGCTGCGATCGTAGCTGCCAACGCTTCATTTGGTCCCATTGCGGAGATCGCCACAGTGCAGATTGCTGCAAGTGTGGTTACGACAGCAATTCTGCTGCCGATCTTTATCGGCTTCCTCTCCAAACGACTGGAGAAATCAGGCGGTGTCGCCAAATATAATGAACGACCGACCACATAA